One genomic window of Etheostoma spectabile isolate EspeVRDwgs_2016 chromosome 5, UIUC_Espe_1.0, whole genome shotgun sequence includes the following:
- the LOC116689307 gene encoding ubiquitin-conjugating enzyme E2 G1, whose amino-acid sequence MTEQSALLLRKQLAELNKNPVEGFSAGLIDDDDIYKWEVVIIGPQDTLFEGGFFKAYLTFPYDYPLRPPKMKFITEIWHPNVAKNGDVCISILHEPGEDKFGYEKPEERWLPIHTVETIMISVISMLADPNSDSPANVDAAKEWREDPNGEFKRKVARCVRKSQEMAFD is encoded by the exons ATGACCGAACAATCAGCATTACTTCTTCGAAAACAACTGGCAg agCTCAACAAGAACCCCGTGGAGGGCTTTTCAGCCGGTCTAATAGATGACGATGATATATATAAATGGGAAGTTGTGATCATTGGTCCACAAGATACCCTTTT TGAAGGAGGGTTTTTCAAAGCATATCTGACCTTTCCCTATGATTATCCACTACGGCCTCCCAAGATGAAGTTCATCACTGAAATCTGGCACCCAAATG TTGCAAAGAACGGCGATGTTTGCATCTCAATTCTGCATGAGCCGGGAGAAGATAAGTTTGGTTACGAGAAGCCCGAGGAACGCTGGCTTCCGATCCACACGGTAGAGACAATCATGATTAGTGTTATCTCCATGCTGGCGGACCCCAACAGTGACTCGCCTGCCAATGTGGACGCGGCG AAAGAGTGGAGGGAGGACCCTAACGGTGAATTCAAGAGGAAGGTAGCTCGCTGTGTAAGAAAAAGTCAAGAGATGGCTTTTGATTAG